From one Ctenopharyngodon idella isolate HZGC_01 chromosome 15, HZGC01, whole genome shotgun sequence genomic stretch:
- the kbtbd3 gene encoding kelch repeat and BTB domain-containing protein 3 isoform X3: MFELDMRERDDGTVTLSNLSAPAVRTFLDFAYSGEIEIREDNVDMLFHLASFLQVSFLSRACSDFLVQTLELSNCLHLLAVAEGYGSSHLLRRAIEFVTQNFHKLSSTLDFLEMPARVLERCLASDALNVPDEESVLRALLRWTQHDLQTRESLLPELLPQVRLHHLPPAALEEAGRSEDTLTTDGRCISIVSEALARVRKSSGLFSDARPSTTSSYIFVCKTEENAEIRYAFCYDIGANRWTELPQDAAQILDLPGSAIIGFAEKLFIIGGCRGNCRRAVRLHIAMPEHDATDEVWCYCPVTRNFTPAPHMRHPRTMHACVAALHRIYAIGGKSILDVEYFDPLSNIWKSVSPLPKRIYFPEASACGSVIYALGSEVEISEAFNPSLDCFFRYDAVADQWCQLVAEFGQFFHATLVKSVSVNDTLYLCDLSTYKVYSFCPDTCVWKGEGSFECAGFNAGAIGVREKIYILGGDYSPDEITDEVQVYDSGRSEWQEVAPMPRALTEFHCQALSFNHYRDPWRTDHAETIRD; the protein is encoded by the coding sequence GTCAGCTTCCTGTCACGTGCTTGCAGCGACTTCCTGGTCCAAACCCTCGAGCTCTCCAACTGCCTGCACCTGTTGGCGGTTGCGGAGGGATACGGTTCCTCGCACCTGCTGCGTCGCGCCATCGAGTTCGTAACGCAGAACTTCCACAAGCTTTCCTCCACACTGGATTTCCTGGAGATGCCAGCGCGGGTTCTGGAGCGCTGCCTAGCGTCTGACGCGCTCAATGTGCCGGATGAAGAGAGTGTCCTGCGCGCGCTCCTCCGCTGGACGCAGCACGACCTGCAGACGCGCGAGAGCCTGCTGCCGGAGCTCCTGCCTCAGGTCCGTCTGCACCATCTGCCTCCGGCTGCGCTGGAGGAGGCCGGACGCTCCGAGGACACTCTGACCACCGACGGACGCTGCATTAGTATTGTTAGCGAAGCACTCGCGCGTGTTCGAAAATCCAGCGGGTTGTTTTCCGACGCTCGGCCTTCGACCACTTCCAGCTACATTTTCGTGTGCAAAACGGAGGAAAATGCAGAGATTCGTTACGCATTCTGCTATGACATCGGCGCTAACCGCTGGACGGAGTTGCCGCAGGACGCGGCGCAGATTTTAGACCTACCCGGATCAGCTATTATCGGCTTCGCCGAGAAGCTCTTCATTATCGGTGGATGCCGCGGGAACTGTCGTCGCGCCGTTCGCCTGCACATCGCCATGCCTGAGCACGACGCCACGGACGAAGTCTGGTGCTACTGTCCCGTCACACGCAACTTCACGCCAGCTCCGCACATGCGCCACCCGCGGACCATGCACGCCTGCGTCGCCGCTCTGCACCGCATCTACGCCATCGGTGGAAAATCCATCCTGGACGTGGAGTACTTTGATCCTCTGAGCAACATTTGGAAATCCGTCAGCCCGCTTCCCAAGAGGATCTACTTTCCCGAAGCGAGTGCGTGCGGAAGCGTCATCTACGCTCTCGGATCTGAGGTGGAAATCTCTGAAGCCTTCAATCCGTCGCTGGACTGCTTCTTCCGCTATGATGCAGTGGCGGATCAGTGGTGTCAACTAGTGGCAGAGTTTGGCCAGTTCTTCCACGCCACGCTCGTCAAGTCTGTGTCCGTCAATGACACGCTGTACCTCTGCGATCTCTCCACGTATAAAGTCTACAGCTTCTGCCCGGACACCTGCGTGTGGAAAGGCGAAGGCTCGTTCGAGTGCGCGGGCTTCAACGCGGGTGCTATCGGCGTGCGGGAGAAGATCTATATCCTGGGCGGCGATTATTCGCCCGACGAGATCAcggatgaggtgcaggtgtacGACAGTGGACGCTCTGAGTGGCAGGAGGTCGCGCCGATGCCACGCGCTTTGACCGAGTTTCACTGCCAGGCGCTGAGCTTCAATCACTACAGAGATCCCTGGAGGACGGATCATGCTGAAACCATCAGAGACTAG